From a region of the Nitrospira sp. genome:
- a CDS encoding PepSY domain-containing protein: MNKHYTIWRAILIAATVIGLAGIVGEMVWSADKGKFNAADVITVATSAKITVQGAAETALASVAGQVIEAKLEKRADKTVWMVEILTAKESIMTVYVDAVSGSMMMTEEKVPQKNPVQGQTS; this comes from the coding sequence ATGAACAAGCACTATACGATATGGCGAGCAATCTTGATTGCGGCCACGGTGATTGGCCTGGCAGGGATTGTGGGTGAAATGGTTTGGAGCGCCGATAAAGGGAAATTCAACGCGGCGGATGTTATTACCGTGGCAACCTCCGCCAAGATCACGGTTCAGGGGGCGGCAGAGACGGCGTTGGCCAGTGTCGCAGGACAGGTCATTGAGGCCAAATTGGAGAAAAGAGCGGACAAGACTGTATGGATGGTCGAAATCCTGACCGCCAAAGAATCGATTATGACGGTCTATGTCGATGCCGTTTCAGGATCGATGATGATGACCGAAGAAAAGGTGCCTCAGAAGAATCCGGTTCAAGGCCAGACATCATGA
- a CDS encoding ATPase, whose protein sequence is MKMSTPHHPRDKKDRSVRARKHDPYKSKGKLREPSVCRECQAVYHKGRWVWGPVPADSHEVMCPACERIRDRVPSGVLLLTGEFVAKHRDEVLGLARNEEAQLKSEHPLARIIKIEDHAEAPEGVVITTTDPHLARRIGEALHHAHRGTFACHYEENEDLLRANWES, encoded by the coding sequence ATGAAGATGTCGACACCACACCATCCTCGAGATAAAAAAGATCGATCGGTTCGAGCCCGAAAGCACGACCCCTACAAATCCAAGGGTAAGCTTCGGGAGCCGTCGGTGTGTCGTGAGTGCCAGGCGGTGTATCACAAGGGGCGGTGGGTGTGGGGGCCTGTCCCGGCGGATAGTCACGAGGTGATGTGTCCTGCCTGTGAACGGATCCGGGACCGCGTGCCAAGCGGGGTGCTTCTGCTGACGGGTGAGTTTGTCGCCAAGCATCGAGACGAGGTGCTTGGTCTTGCCCGCAATGAAGAGGCTCAGCTCAAATCCGAACATCCGCTGGCTCGAATCATCAAGATCGAGGACCACGCCGAAGCACCCGAAGGGGTGGTCATCACCACGACGGACCCCCATCTCGCGCGGCGCATCGGTGAGGCGTTGCATCATGCCCATCGCGGCACATTCGCCTGTCATTATGAGGAGAATGAAGATCTGCTCCGTGCGAACTGGGAGAGCTAA